A genomic stretch from Gavia stellata isolate bGavSte3 chromosome 24, bGavSte3.hap2, whole genome shotgun sequence includes:
- the CERCAM gene encoding inactive glycosyltransferase 25 family member 3, with the protein MDYPAGSIALWCATDHNSDNTTAMLREWLGAVGKDYHSVAWKVQEEPSSYPDELGPKHWSDKRYENLMRLKQEALTYAREQQADYILFVDTDSILTNNQTLKFLMAQNKSVVAPMLDSQTFYSNFWCGITPQGYYRRTADYFPTKNRQRVGCFAVPMVYATFLIDLRKEETSRLAFYPPHPNYTWAFDDIIVFAYSCQAAGAEVHVCNQQRFGYINVPVKAHQTLEDERANFVHLTLEAMVDGPPMQRSRHISLLPKPLTKIGFDEIFLINLVRRPDRRRRMLASLRELEIAPQVVDAVDGSTLNSSDIKVLGVDLLPGYYDPFSGRTLTKGEVGCFLSHYNIWKEIVSRGLERSVVFEDDVRFEAAFPARLRRLMEELEGAQRDWDLIYLGRKQVNAEDEAPVEGVRNLVVAGYSYWTLAYAISHRGAQKLLAAKPLSKMLPVDEFLPIMYDKHPNEDYKQHFSPRDLLVFSAHPLLVYPTHYAGDSNWLSDTETSTIWDDDAKKTDWAGSQKTLRDSRGSAGHLRSTARDEL; encoded by the exons ATGGACTATCCCGCGGGGAGCATCGCCCTGTG GTGCGCGACGGACCACAACTCGGACAACACGACGGCGATGCTGCGGGAGTGGCTGGGGGCGGTGGGGAAGGACTATCACTCAGTGGCCTGGAAGGTGCAGGAGGAGCCCAG ctcctaCCCTGATGAGCTCGGGCCCAAGCACTGGAGTGACAAACGCTACGAAAACCTGATGAGGCTGAAGCAGGAGGCTCTCACCTACGCCCGAGAGCAGCAGGCGGACTACATCCTG TTCGTGGACACCGACAGCATCCTGACCAACAACCAGACCCTCAAGTTTCTCATGGCACAGAACAAGTCGGTGGTGGCCCCCATGCTGGACTCGCAGACCTTCTACTCCAACTTCTGGTGTGGCATCACTCCCCAG GGGTACTACCGCCGGACGGCCGACTACTTCCCCACCAAGAACCGGCAGCGGGTGGGCTGCTTCGCCGTCCCCATGGTCTACGCCACCTTCCTGATCGACCTGCGGAAGGAGGAGACGTCGCGGTTGGCTTTCTACCCGCCCCATCCCAACTACACCTGGGCCTTCGACGATATCATCGTCTTCGCCTACTCCTGCCAGGCGGCCG GCGCGGAGGTCCATGTGTGCAACCAGCAGCGCTTTGGCTACATCAACGTCCCCGTGAAGGCCCACCAGACGCTGGAGGACGAACGTGCCAACTTTGTGCATCTCACACTGGAGGCCATGG TGGATGGTCCCCCCATGCAGCGCTCCAGGCACATTTCTCTCCTCCCCAAGCCGCTCACGAAAATAGGCTTTGATGAA atCTTCCTCATCAACCTGGTGCGGAGGCCGGACCGGCGCCGGCGGATGTTGGCGTCCCTGCGGGAGCTGGAGATCGCCCCACAGGTGGTGGACGCCGTGGATGGGAG CACCCTCAACAGCAGCGACATCAAGGTGCTGGGCGTGGACCTGCTCCCCGGGTACTACGACCCCTTCTCCGGCCGCACGCTCACCAAGGGTGAGGTCGGCTGCTTCCTCAGCCACTACAACATCTGGAAGGAG ATCGTGTCCCGGGGGCTGGAGCGGTCGGTGGTCTTCGAGGATGACGTACGCTTCGAGGCCGCCTTCCCAGCGCGGCTGCGGCGGCtgatggaggagctggagggggcGCAGCGGGACTGGGACCTCAT CTACCTGGGGAGGAAGCAGGTGAACGCGGAGGACGAGGCACCCGTGGAGGGTGTGCGAAACCTGGTGGTGGCCGGTTACTCGTACTGGACGCTGGCCTATGCCATCTCCCACCGCGGGGCGCAGAAGCTGCTGGCCGCCAAGCCCCTCTCCAAAATGCTGCCGGTGGATGAGTTCCTGCCCATCATGTATGACAAGCACCCCAA CGAGGATTACAAGCAGCACTTCTCCCCCCGGGACCTGCTGGTTTTTTCGGCTCACCCCCTCCTGGTTTATCCTACCCACTATGCTGGGGACAGCAACTGGCTGAGCGACACCGAGACCTCCACCATCTGGGACGACGATGCCAAGAAGACCGACTGGGCTGGCTCGCAGAAGACCCTGAGGGACTCACGGGGCAGTGCCGGCCACCTCCGCTCCACTGCCCGTGACGAGCTCTGA
- the PTRH1 gene encoding LOW QUALITY PROTEIN: peptidyl-tRNA hydrolase (The sequence of the model RefSeq protein was modified relative to this genomic sequence to represent the inferred CDS: substituted 1 base at 1 genomic stop codon) — protein sequence MLAAELTGRARPLVSRAGLRVMVGPGGGAGRCWGGIRPVEGSGASWRPCRALLTPGGQVAGLGNYGLRGTRHSVGMAVLDRLAQQLAVAEGWRADRRCCADVALATARGLELVLLKPRRLMNLNGLSVASAAEIYSLRPEDIYLIHDDLDKALGKVAIKLGGSARGHNGVRSCINALHSNEMTRLRVGIGRPEGEVTVSSYVLAPFSAGEQERLKQVLAQAATCLLEHILRRRVPAGELGDGLTXTPGDLRGRWTEHCRLRAQAGGRLPVGSGGVMGATSAGSKTTSALLRNCGKHKLPGIS from the exons ATGCTGGCGGCGGAGCTGACGGGGCGCGCGCGACCGCTCGTCAGCCGGGCGGGGCTGCGCGTCAtggtggggccggggggcggggccgggc ggtgctggggggggatCAGGCCCGTGGAGGGGTCAGGGGCCTCATGGCggccctgcagagccctgttGACACCCGGCGGGCAGGTGGCCGGCCTGGGCAACTACGGGCTGCGGGGGACGCGGCACAGCGTGGGCATGGCGGTGCTGGACCGGCTGGCCCAGCAGCTGGCGGTGGCCGAGGGCTGGCGAGCGGACAGGCGGTGCTGCGCCGACGTGGCCCTGGCCACGGCCCGCGGCCTGGAGCTGGTGCTGCTCAAGCCGCGGAGGCTCATGAACCTCAACGGGCTCAGCGTCGCCAGTGCCG CTGAGATCTACAGCCTCCGCCCAGAAGACATTTACTTGATTCATGATGACCTGGACAAGGCCCTGGGCAAGGTGGCGATCAAGCTGGGAGGCAGCGCAAG GGGCCACAACGGGGTCCGATCCTGCATCAATGCTCTGCACTCCAAC gagATGACGCGGCTCAGGGTTGGCATCGGGCGGCCGGAGGGTGAAGTGACAGTGTCCAGCTACGTCCTGGCTCCATTCAGTGCcggggagcaggagaggctgaagcAGGTCCTGGCCCAGGCAGCGACCTGCCTGCTGGAGCACATCCTGCGGAGGAGAGTGCCCGCGGGGGAGCTGGGGGACGGGCTGACGTGAACCCCGGGGGACCTGCGTGGCCGATGGACAGAGCACTGCAGACTCCGGG CCCAGGCTGGAGGGAGGCTTCCAGTGGGAAGTGGGGGAGTGATGGGAGCAACTTCTGCAGGATCCAAAACCACTTCGGCTTTGTTGAGAAACTGTGGCAAGCACAAGTTGCCTGGAATCTCGTAG